Sequence from the Cervus canadensis isolate Bull #8, Minnesota chromosome 3, ASM1932006v1, whole genome shotgun sequence genome:
CAGCGACTACCATCGAAAGTTGATAGGGCAGACGTTCGAATGGGTCGTCGCCGCCACGGGGGGCGTGCGATCGGCCCGAGGTTATCTAGAGTCACCAAAGCCGCCGGCGCCCGCCCCCCGGCCGGGGCCGGGAGGAGGCTGACCGGGTTGGTTTTGATCTGATAAATGCACGCATCCCCCCCGCGAAGGGGGTCAGCGCCCGTCGGCATGTATTAGCTCTAGAATTACCACAGTTATCCAAGTAGGAGAGGAGCGAGCGACCAAAGGAACCATAACTGATTTAATGAGCCATTCGCAGTTTCACTGTACCGGCCGTGCGTACTTAGACATGCATGGCTTAATCTTTGAGACAAGCATATGCTACTGGCAGGATCAACCAGGTAGGGGAGCGAGCACGAGGAGCCGGGCGTGCCGGGAgcagggggggtggtggtggcccGAGACGCGGGCGAGCTGTGGCAGCGGGCGAGCCCAGAAGACCCGGCGAGGCGAGGAAGCGGGGAGAAGGGGGTGTGGTCGGGAAGGCGCCCACCCGACCCACCGGCCCCACACCCGCGGCGAGGATGCCCGATCGCGCACACAACCCTCGGTCCACGAGGGACACAGCGCGCCGCGCCGGCCGCCACCGCGTGGAGGAACGAGGGGAGGGGCGCGGCGggtccccctcctcctccgcacccccacccccccgtcGCGAGCCCGCCCGCCCCGGCGGCCCCGGGAGCCGGGCCGGGGACCCCCGGCCGGGCCACGCCGGGGCCGGCCGACGCGCCCTCAAGCGCCCGTCCGTCCCGCCCACCCCAGAGGGGCGGGGGACGCCAGGCGGCGAGGACGCGGCGACCGGCCCGCGGGAGGCAGACCGGGGACCCGACCCGCGCTCGGGAGAGCGCATCGGAGCGGGGGGCGCGGCGGgggggggctggtgggggggtggggggggtcgcGGGCGCTCCCCCTCGCCCAGCCCGCGACGACGTCGGCGgacaggcggcggcggcggcaaagCGGGCAACGGATCGGGGCCGCGGCAGGCCCGGGGAAGCGAGACACGCCAGGGCGCGGGCCCCGGGGAGCAGCAGACGGGGAGCGGACCGAGGCggacggacggacggacggaGAGGGGCACCGACGGGGTGCGGCCATGTGACACCAACGCCACAGAACCGGCGGTGGAGGCGGGGGTGGCCGCGCGCCACCGCGAGGGGGATGGCTCGAAACGACCCGGGGGAAGCGAGTCAGCCGCCAGGGCGCACCGCGGGATCTCACCGCCAGAGGCCTCCCAGCACAGGGGCGGTCCCGAGGCACACCCAGAACGACAGACTGGCCTCTccggccacccccccccccgcgggggggagggggcgcaCCCCTCACGGGGCCTCACGCCCACCGCCAATCCTACACCCGGAGCCGCAGCCAGCCCGGGAGAACGCTCTCCCGCCGCGTACCAGCGGCCCCCCCAGCCCTCACACGGGCAACCCTGCTGTGCGCGCCAAGGCTCccccccctgccccgcctccctCTCAGGGCTCCGAGGGCACTGCTCCACCCGGGGACGCCACCGGCCGACGGAGGCCGGGAGACGACACCCACGTGAGGCGAGGCCGGCTCGGTCCCAGACCGCAGGGAGCAGGGGTGGAAGGGGACACAGGCGGTCGCACGCGCGGGACGAGGAGGAAGGCCGGCAGCGGTGGGGAGGGGCCGGCAAGCACGCGCAGCAGGGGTCACGGGACGGGGGCGAGGGCGCCGCCCGGGGACCAGAAAACACCAGGACACAGCCgggccaccaggaaaaccagCGCGGGATCCCACCGCCACCCACACACGAGGGCGGTCCCGCAACGCCTGGGACGCCGGCCGTTCCTGGCCATCCCTGGAGCGGgccccacaccccagccccgCCGCCAGGGCCGGCGTGCCGTCCACCCAAccttcctccatccatccatccatccttcctcaACAGATCCGTCTTCCGTCTAAGCCTGACCCCGAGGCTCAACATCCTGGGGACACACTCTCGAGCAAGGGCGGCCCCGACCGGGCCCACCACACCGCCACCGGCTGCGGCTCAGGGGCGAGGGCGGGCACGACAGGCTCCTCCTCACCacggctgcagggctgggggagccggGGCCGACCAGGCAAGTCGCACCCCAACGCCCCCCCCTTCCCCCTGGGCTCACACCACGGGGCCGGCTGCgcacaacacagcacacacgGCTCCCCACTCGCCGGACACCCGGCAGGGCCCAGCGGGACCCTCCCCCAACTCAGAGAGGGGAGGCGCGGGCCGCAGTAGGCAACAAGCAGCACACGGCCCCACCGCGGGGCCGGTGCACCCATCACCCCCCTTCCccacggggggggggggttctgCCCACGTGCTCTGGCAGTCGCCACAGTGGCCACTGCGCACTCAGGAGGGGCAGCGGCTGGGGGGTCCGGTACCCCAAGGCTCCCTCTCGGATCGCTAGAGAAGGCTTTCTCACCGAGGGCGCACCGTCCCTCACCCGATCGTCTCTCCTTCGGGCCCACGGAGGCACACCAGGAGCCACCACTCAACTGGGCGGGAGGGGTCTGCGGCATAGGTAAGCGGACCACCACACAGGAGCATGTGCGCGGTCAGGGCCCCCTGCAAGGCCTCATCCGTCAGCCGCCACGACGAGGGGAGCACACAATGCTTCTCTTACCGTCTCGACCCCCCCATGGGACACACGCACACCACCGCGGCGGGGACCCAAGGAGGACACAGGGTTAAGGGAAAACGACACCACCACTCGGCCTCGGGCACCTGAGGGACGACCTGGAGCACTCCAGGGGCACCACCGAGGGTCCAACGAGGCATGCTCACACACCCAAGCACGGGCACGCGGCATGGCAGCGGCACAGCCCTCCCCACCGCAGGGAGGGCCGCTCGCGGGGCACACGCCAGGAAGGCGAAGCAAGCGCATCTGCTGTGTCCAAAGCCCAACGGCCCCCACTAGGCACCCCAAGGCGGGGGACGGGAGACCGAAGGTCAGGGCCGGAGGCCACACCCCAACCCCTGCCTTCCTCACCCTGCCCGAGGGGCAAGGGGGAAAAGACAGGCGAGGGGCCCCGTGGACAGACCGAGAAGAGCGGACACGTTCACTGGGAACACCCGTCCCTCGTCCGGCACGGCTTAGGCCCGGCCCGGGAGAGCACAACCACACCACATCAATCAGTTGAGCCaaggtgtgtggggggggggggggaaggcacAGGCGAGGACAGTCACCAGAGGGGCCCGCTTTAAGCCTCGCCGACAACCTCCCCCCCGCCTGCCCACAACCTCACACCTCAGGCGAGAGCAGCCAACGACCCCAGGAGGAGAACAGCTGACACGTGGCACGGAGCCTACAGGGCAGGGGTCGTCCCAGCCGCCACCGGGTGCCCGCAGCGGGGAGCACAGGGCCAAAGACCCACACCGCCTCGCCCCACCGCCCTCGGGTCGCCCAGACGCGGCACCACGAGCTGGGTCGGCCAGACACGCCACACAGGAGCCGGCGCACAGGCCCAGGCAGGCGGCTCCAGCGGCAAAGGCAGAACCAGGCGCCAGCTGGCGGCCCACAGGCCCGGAGCCCCGCGTGCATCCAGAGACCCAAAGTCCTCGGCGGCAGACACCAAAGGAGACCGTGTCAGCACTTACCTGGTGGCAAAAAAGACCTATTTTGGGCGACAAAATGACAGCAGACGACAGCGGGGCCCATCTATGACTCGCAGGGAGGGACCCCGGAACCTTGACCCGGCCACCTGTCCCCAGCACTACCCCATGAACATCAGGCCTGGAGCTCTCGGGGGCCATCTGGTcgacttggggggggggggagagggggccGCGTGGTGGCAAAAGTGGGGGCGCGGACGCCAAGGGAGAGGGAGCTGGCCGGAGACTCCCTCCCCGCTTCGCCCACACGGGTAGGCGTACCGGTCCGTCCGAGTCTCCGAACGGGGATTTGACTTCGACgtgcataaagaaaaaagaagaaagaaccgtCAGCGGGGCGCCTCCAACAAGACGAGCGGGCCCCGACCAGGGCCCACGCCCGGGGCCCAGACCGTCCTACACAGGGCACCCAGGACGGCTCGAGCcggtccccacccacctcctgacTGACCGGGATtcagggagttggggaggggtgaGAAAAAGTCGCGTCCAACGACCGAGACCCACGAGGGCACGCTGAACGGTCGAGCGCGCCCTCCCCGGCCACCCGCGGAAGCAGGGCCCGGTCCATCCACGTCTCCGGACCTATCGGGACtttgagaaaggaaaaggcaTGCGTGCCGGGAGACGCCTCAGGCGACCGGACCCCACCGGGGGACCGCACACGCGCCCGCGCCGGCCGTCCTCTCCGGGTCACCCCTCACGACTCCGGCGGGCGGGTCCCCACCTCCGGAGTGCGGCGCGGAAAACACCTCGGTCAGAGAGAACCCGAGGGCCCGGACCCAGCCGCGCCCTCCGCCGACCTCCACGCCACAGTCCGGGCCGGTCCCCACCTCCGGAGCGGGGCCGAGGGCGCAGCAAACGCTCCTGAGGGCGACCCGGGAGGAGGCAGGACCGCCGAGTCCGAGTCCAGGCGCTCCGGGCAGGGAAgaccctctccctgcccacctcgGCGGTCCGGCCCCGGTAGGGTCCGGCCGGTCCGTCTCCACGGCCGGAGGGGCACGGGGAGATGCTGGTCGACCCGGCCAGGCCACCCCAGAGCCCGGATCTGGAGCGCCGCGACGGTCACCCTCCTCAGAAACCTAGAGAACCAATCTCCGGCGACAGCAGGACGTCCCTAGGCCTCGGTGTCACCGGGACTGTCACCGCCAGCCTAGCCCGTCTCTGAGAGCACTGCCTCGGGCCCGGCGGCTGAGTCACAATCCTCCTGAAGGTCTCGCCGAAGCTCCGGAGGGGAGGGACAATATAAAAGCGGCCGCCAGGTGGCTCCTGACAACCGGCTCGACCGCCCCGAGGACGGGTCGCTGTCGCCGGCCGCCGAGGAGCCACCGCGCCGGCCGCCCAAACGCCCGAGCTCGGGCCGGAGCCTCCTCCGCCTCCGAGCCACGCGACGCGACGCGACCCCGGccgcagaggaagggagaggagctgggaacTATCTCCTCAGGAGGCTGCCCCGAAGGAGACGCGCTCCGCCCACGCGATtccagggtggtggggggacaTTCCACGGAGACGCCGGCGGCGGGGGCTCGGGGGCCGAGAGAGGGGCACCAGTGACATCCCGGGCTCCCCcggaccccctccccccaaaagagggagtgagagagggagggagggagggagggagggagggaggggaggggaggggaggggaggagggagggagggagggaggaagggaccgACCGGCAAAGTGAAACCAACCAGGCAAGCGCTGCTCGGAGAACAAAGCAGGACTTTGGaaagcagacacagacacagacacgcaAACCCAGGAGCAAGAAATGAAACGAAGGAGACACTCGGACCcccaacaagagaaaacaaaactcaacCTGGGTAGAGACCGTGACCAAGTCCAAAGACAACAAACAAAGTGCACTTGAGGTCAGGAGAACGTGGATTTCAAGATCACTGGCCACAAACACCGGAAAGGCGGGCGGCCGGCCGGGCGGTCTGGGGTGGCAGGGCTGCGGGGGTGGGGTTGAGGGGCGTGGTGGGGAGGACCGAGTCAATAGGGATCCACTAAATAAGCCCCGGACTCCAGGACAACAGCCAAGTCAATGAATGCATAACTTTTTGAAGTAGAACCGAAacgaaatgaaacaaaaccaccaGGCAGGAAAGTCAAGTCGTAGAACTGCTCTGGCAGCTTAAAagtcagagagagggagggagggagggagggagggggagagagagagacagagagagacagagagagagagagagagagagagagagagagagaaagaaagggagagggagagagggagagagggagagagagagagagagagagagagagagagagagagagagagagagagagagagggagagggagagagggagagagggagagagggagagagagagagagagagagagagagagagagcgcgagAGCGAGAGCGCACATGTGCATATAcgcatgtacatatgtgtacgGACACATATTCGCATCTATATATACGTGTGCACACATGCGTATAAACAAGCGCGTACGaagggcatgcatgcatgctcacgtACACGCATGTGTGGGGCCTCACTCCCACCGCCAATCCTACACCCGGAGCCGCAGCCAGCCCGGGAGAACGCTCTCCCGCCGCGTACCAGCGGCCCCCCCAGCCCTCACACGGGCAACCCTGCTGTGCGCGCCAAGGCTCCccccccctgccccgcctccctCTCAGGGCTCCGCGGGCACTGCTCCACCCGGGGACGCCACCGGCCGACGGAGGCCGGGAGACGACACCCACGTGAGGCGAGGCCGGCTCGGTCCCAGACCGCAGGGAGCGGGGGTGGAAGGGGACACAGGCGGTCGGAGGGGCCGGCAAGCACGCGCAGCAGGGGTCACGGGACGGGGGCGAGGGCGCCGCCCGGGGACCAGAAAACACCAGGACACAGCCgggccaccaggaaaaccagCGCGGGATCCCACCGCCACCCACACACGAGGGCGGGCCCGCAACGCCTGGGACGCCGGCCGTTCCTGGCCATCCCTGGAGCGGgccccacaccccagccccgCCGCCAGGGCCGGCGTGCCGTCCACCCAAccttcctccatccatccatccatccttcctcaACAGATCCGTCTTCCGTCTAAGCCTGACCCCGAGGCTCAACATCCTGGGGACACCCTCTCGAGCAAGGGCGGCCCCGACCGGGCCCACCACACCGCCACCGGCTGCGGCTCAGGGGCGAGGGCGGGCACGACAGGCTCCTCCTCACCacggctgcagggctgggggagccggGGCCGACCAGGCAAGTCGCACCCCAACGCCCCCCCCTTCCCCCTGGGCTCACACCACGGGGCCGGCTGCgcacaacacagcacacacgGCTCCCCCCTCGCCGGACACCCGGCAGGGCCCAGCGGGACCCTCCCCCAACTCAGAGAGGGGAGGCGCGGGC
This genomic interval carries:
- the LOC122437889 gene encoding collagen alpha-1(III) chain-like: MPDRAHNPRSTRDTARRAGRHRVEERGEGRGGSPSSSAPPPPRREPARPGGPGSRAGDPRPGHAGAGRRALKRPSVPPTPEGRGTPGGEDAATGPREADRGPDPRSGERIGAGGAAGGGWWGGGGGRGRSPSPSPRRRRRTGGGGGKAGNGSGPRQARGSETRQGAGPGEQQTGSGPRRTDGRTERGTDGVRPCDTNATEPAVEAGVAARHREGDGSKRPGGSESAARAHRGISPPEASQHRGGPEAHPERQTGLSGHPPPRGGEGAHPSRGLTPTANPTPGAAASPGERSPAAYQRPPQPSHGQPCCARQGSPPCPASLSGLRGHCSTRGRHRPTEAGRRHPREARPARSQTAGSRGGRGHRRSHARDEEEGRQRWGGAGKHAQQGSRDGGEGAARGPENTRTQPGHQENQRGIPPPPTHEGGPATPGTPAVPGHPWSGPHTPAPPPGPACRPPNLPPSIHPSFLNRSVFRLSLTPRLNILGTHSRARAAPTGPTTPPPAAAQGRGRARQAPPHHGCRAGGAGADQASRTPTPPPSPWAHTTGPAAHNTAHTAPHSPDTRQGPAGPSPNSERGGAGRSRQQAAHGPTAGPVHPSPPFPTGGGGSAHVLWQSPQWPLRTQEGQRLGGPVPQGSLSDR